AAAGAAAGTATAGCCGGGTTAAATTCATTTTCTCCTTACCTTTAGCTCCAGAAATTGCCGTAGCGAATGGAGGTTAGAAAAGAATACATTTTAAGAGATTTTGATTTTTCAGAATTAACAACCTTATTTATATTAAAACATATCAATGAACAGGTGGACACTGATGTTAAAGGCTTTTATGACCTTGTTCCGGATTCCATCGGCATTGATTTTGTTTTTTTCAACCATCCCGGCAGCAGCATTCCTTTTCCAGGAGTGGGCATTATTCAAAATGAGCAGATCACGACACTGACTTGTGGATGCAGGGATACCAGCACTAAATTATGTGTACATCAGGCCCAGGCATTATACAATATTATAGAGCGCCCCGCTATCCGTATGTTCCTGGATCGCAAACTTCGCCTGGAACAAATGAGACTGCAGGCCAGAGATTACGGACTGGAAAAAGAAGCACAGATTTCTGATTTCTTTGAGCTTGAATATGAAAATGGCCAAACGAAGATTAAAGCGGTCAAAAAGGAACTCTTTCCATTAAATAATCACAGTAAACAAGCACTTAAAAATACCCTGCTGCCAAAGGAAGGATTGCAATTGCCGGTTTCAGGATCTTTTAAAGCGAACCATAAAATGGGATTGGTGTTTGGACAACATCGTTTTTACAGCCACCTGACTTTAGAATTGATTGAAGCGCACACCACCCTGGACGGGAAGTTTAAAAACCCGGTAACAACCATCAATCCATCCGATCTGATCTGGAAAACTGAGCGGACAGAGGAGCTTAAATTTTATAGTGGGGTACTGAAATTTCAAAACAATTATAATTCTGAACGTACAGGTTCAGATCTGGATGCGCTTAAAGCACTTGCGAAAAATCCCCTTAAACTGGATGTTTTTCTGCACGATGCAAAGGTATCAGCTAATATTACAGCAAGTTCGATCCGGCCAATTCAGTTAAAAACACTGAGTGTAGATATGAGTTTACATGTCAGCCAGCGACAAGAGTTCTATGAGGTGTCGGGCAAACTGAGCCTCGATGGTACCGACTACGCGCTGGACCAGATTCAGCTGAAATATCATTATTTCATTCAGATGAACCGGGATCTTCATTTAATTGATAACCCTGACTTTTTAAGGGTGATCGATTTCTTTAAGCAGCACCATGATAAGATGCTGATCCACCATTCTAAATTTGAAGCTTTTCAGGATGATATCCTCTCCAAATTGGAAAACAGGATTAAGATCACTTATGATTATCTCAAGCCCGCCACAAAAAAACAGATAGAAGAGAAAGGTTTTGACCTGGAAAATGAGCAGATCATTTACTTATCAGAATCCGAAGATTTTGTATTGTTTACACCAGTAATGAGGTACGGAGACCTGGAAATCCCCGTATTGTCCAGAAAGCAGATCAAGTCGAGAGATAGAAATGGCAATCTTTTTACTTTATCCCGCGATACGGAAACAGAACTTCAGTTTACCTCTGACGTGGTACGGCAACACCCATATTTTGAAGATCAGCTGGAAAGCAACGATTGTTTTTACCTGCACAAAACCCGGCTTTTAGAGGATAACTGGTTTCTTCATGCTTTTGAGGAATGGCGGAACAAGAATATCAGTATACTGGGTTTCAACCAGCTAAAGAACAACAACCTGAATGCACATCAGGCCAAAATCTCGATCAATGTAATGAGCGGGATCGACTGGTTTAAAACAGCGGTAAAGCTGAAATATGGAAACCAGGTGGTTTCCTTAAGACATTTACACCAATCTATTCGCAATAAAAACAAGTTCGTAAAACTGGATGATGGTACTCTGGGGATCCTTCCTGATGAGTGGATTGAAAAGTTTACCAAATATTTTAATGCCGGGGAGGTGATTGAAGAACACATTCACACGCCAAAGATCAGTTTTACTGCAATTGAAGAAATGTACGAAGACCAGCTTTTGGATGAGTCGGTGAAAGATCAGCTGGCTATTTATAAGCGCAGGCTTTCGGGTTCAGACACCATCACCGATGTAGCGGTACCAGAAGGCTTGAATGCAACCCTGAGAGAATATCAGAAACAGGGTTTAAACTGGTTGAACTTTCTGGATGAGTTTAATTTCGGGGCCTGCCTGGCCGACGATATGGGGCTGGGAAAGACCATACAAATTATTGCTTTCATCCTTTCCCAAAGAACAAAAGGCCACCACAACACCAACCTCATTGTGGTTCCTGCATCTCTGATCTTTAACTGGCAACAGGAAATCGAGAGATTTGCACCTTCTATAAAGGTGCTGACGGTTTATGGTTCAGAGCGGATTAAGAATCATCATGAATTCGATAAGTATGAAGTAGTGATCACTTCTTATGGCACCTTACTTACAGATATCAGGTTCTTAAAAGATTACCGCTTCAATTACATCTTTCTCGATGAATCACAAACTATTAAAAATCCCGAATCCCAGCGTTATAAGTCGGTGCGCTTGCTGCAATCCCGTAATAAAGTAGTCCTTACCGGAACACCGATAGAGAATAATACATTTGATCTTTACGGTCAGCTCTCTTTTGCCTGTCCTGGCCTGCTGGGTAGCAAACAATATTTCAGAGAGATCTATTCTACGCCGATAGACCAGTTTAAGGACCGTAGAGCGGCCATTCAACTTCAAAAAAGGATCAATCCTTTTCTTCTGCGACGTACAAAAGAGCAGGTAGCTAAAGAGCTTCCTGATAAAACAGAAATGGTCATCTATTGTGAAATGGAACCTGATCAGCGTAAAGTTTATGATGGGTATGAAAAGGAAATCCGCGACTACCTGACCAATCAGACAGATGAAGAAGTAGCGAGTAATACGATGAATGTCTTGAAAGGTATTACAAAGCTGAGACAGATCTGCAATTCTCCGGCACTATTAAGCGAAGATGAGTTTTATGGTAGCTCTTCTGCCAAAATGGAGGTCTTACTGGAGCAGATAGAAAATAAATCACCACAACATAAAATCCTGGTTTTTTCCCAGTTTGTAGGGATGCTGGAACTGATTAAAAAGGAATTAAAACATAAAAAGATCGCTTTTGAATACCTCAGTGGACAAACCAGGAACCGGGAGGCGGTTGTGGCATCCTTTCAGGATAACCCGGAAATTCGTGTCTTTCTGATCAGTTTAAAAGCAGGAGGGGTTGGACTTAATCTGACTCAGGCAGATTACGTTTATCTGGTGGATCCCTGGTGGAACCCTGCGGTAGAAAATCAGGCAATTGACCGTACCTATCGCATCGGACAACAGAAAAATGTCATTGCAGTCCGTCTGATCTGCCCGGATACCATCGAAGAAAAAATTATGAAACTGCAGGCTTCCAAAAAAGACCTGGTCAGAGACCTGATAAAAACAGATGCCTCTATTTATAAATCTTTATCCAAAAAAGAATTGCTGGCTTTATTTAGTTAAATAAGACCTGATTATCACATTAAACTAAAGTAAATTTTAGGTATATTTAATGTTAAGCGCAGCAATTCTTATGGACCGTCTTTTTAAAATTTTCGGGACTTTATTTCTGATGTTTACTTTGACAAACGTTTATGGTCAGGGTAAGCAATGGATTTCTTTTGAATTTTATGAAGGGGTGTTTAATACTAACATTGATACATCAGTCCTGGTTCCAGCACCTGAACTTTCACAACAATCGATAAAATCAGCCTATGAACGGCTAAATACCGCGGAATACCGGGCAATCATAGATTCTCTGCTGGGTTATCGGAAAAAATATGAACTAAACGACTGGTTATACTATCAGCTGATTCGGAAAGTAGCCCAGCAAATCAGCCCTAAGCAGAATAATTATAGCCGTTATACCCTGTATAAATGGTTCTTCTTAGCAAAATCGGGCTATGATGCAAGACTGGCACTGAGTAAAGACAGAATCATCTTCTATATTTTTAATGATGAAGACATCCGGGATATTCCATTCTTTATGGTGGATCAAAAGAAATTCATGTGTTTGAACTATCATGACTATCCTAAAGCAGATCTGAATGAAGATCCACCTATTCCTGTGACTATCAATATTACTGGCGCAACAAAATCCTTTTCCTACAAAGTGACTAAAATGCCGGATTTTAAACCGGATAATTATTTTGAAAAGAGACTGGAGTTTGTGTATAAACATAAAGCTTACCATTTTAACATTAAACTGAACCGGGAGATAGAGGCCATTTTTGCCAATTATCCTGCGGTAGATTTTGAAACTTATTTTAACATCCCCCTCAGTAAAGAAACTTATGGATCCTTGATTCCCCTGCTTAAAAAGAACATTCAGGGAATGAGTCAGAAGAAAGGGGTTGACTATCTGATGCGATTTACCCGATATGCTTTTCTATATGAAGATGATGCCGCTAATTTTGGAAATGAAAAGCGACTGTCTCCGGAAGAAACCCTATTTGCAAGTCATAGCGATTGCGATGATCGCGTGGCACTTTTCTTTTACCTGGTAAAAGAGATTTATAACATACCTATGATTGCACTGTTATATCCTACGCACATCACTATGGCCGTTCAGTTTGACAAGCCGATTGGAGATGCCATCGTTTACAAAGGAAAGCTTTATTCCGTTTGTGAACCTACTCCTCAGAAAGAAGATCTTCCAATTGGGGTGATCTCTGCAAAACTGAAAAATATTCCTTATCAAATTGTCTATCAGTACGACCCTGGACATTAAAAATAGCTATATTTAATGCCTTATTTAATATAGTTGATCTGATTTTTATGACCCGGAAGGTTTTATTTTTTTTCTCTGCAGTACTCGGTTTTATAAACTTTGCAAATGGACAGCTTCCTGTCCTTGATGACTTGAATTACCTCTCTTCAAGAGATGGACTCGAAAATGCATTTCAGGTTTTTAAAGGTCAGAAATCGGCTACTGTAGCCTTTCTTGGTGGCTCAATTACCTATGCACCTGGCTGGAGAGATTCTGTATCTGTTAGTCTGCAACGTCGTTTCCCAAATACTTCTTTTCATTTTATTACCGCAGGTATACCCTCATTGGGTAGCTTGCCACATGCCTTCCGTTTAAAACAGGATGTGCTGGATTCGGGAAAAGTAGATTTACTGTTTCTGGAAGCAGCGGTCAATGATGAAGTGAACGGTACGGATAGCCTGGTCCAATTGCGGGCATTGGAAGGCATCATCAGAAATGCAAGACTACATCAACCCAAAATTGACATCGTTCTGATGTCTTTTGCTGATCCAGATAAGACTAAAGCTTACAATGAAGGAAGAACTCCGGTTTCTGTTGCAAACCATGAACTGCTGGCCGCTTATTACGGATTGCCCTCCATCAACCTGGCTAAGGCAGTCAGGGATAGAATGCAGAACAAGGAATTTAGCTGGGAGGAAGATTTTAAGGACCTGCATCCTTCTCCATTTGGACAGGGAATCTATGCACGGGCCATCAGGAAACTGCTCTCTCTTAACTTTGATCCGCAGAAAACAACAATCCCATTAGCAAGCAGCCATCGGAAGCTATCCTTGCCCATGAATAATGGTAGTTTTGAAAAAGGGCATTACGTAGAACTAACCGATGCAACACGCTCAGAGGCTTGGATTTTACATAAAAACTGGCTGCCAGAAGACGGTTTAAATACGCGTAAAGGTTTTGTAAATATTCCGATGCTAACTGCACAGAAACCTGGGGCTATCTTAAGCCTGAACTTTAAGGGAAATGCGGTTGGCATGGCTATCGTATCTGGAGCGGATGCCGGAAAAGTAATATATACCATAGACAATGGCCCAGAAAGAGAACTGGATTTGTATACTAAATGGAGTAAATCCTTACACTTACCCTGGTATGTGCTATTCGACAGCAACCTAAAGAATGGCAATCATACGTTAAGACTCAGAATCAGTGAAAATAAAAATGGGAAAAGCACAGGAAATGCTTGTCGTATTGCTCATTTTCTCGTCAACTAACCAGAGCTTTTATCTATCTTAGGGACTTTTAAGCTGTAAACTGAAATTAAATTGACTATTGCTGAGCGGATTTGCTTATTTCTTATTATTGTATCAGGTCTCGGACTGAAAGCAACTGCCCAGATAAAGCGTGATGTCCTCGGTAAGGTAACAGACAGCACAAAGCAGGCTATTCCGGGAGCAAACGTGAGAATTATTGCAGGTAAGGATACCCTGAGCACCAATACAGATAAAAATGGTAAATTTTCTTTTAATCAGGTTCTGTCTCCGGATTTTTCTCTCCTCATCAGAAGCATCGGTTATAGACCCCATTCTGGCAATTTCAGTTTCAAAGCAGGAGCAAATACCCTTCAGCTGGAATCCTTCATTTTACAACCCGATACACTGATGTTGAAGGAGGTCGTTATTGAAGGAAAAGTGGTCGCCATGAAAGTCAAAAAAGACACACTGGAGTACAATGCTGCAGCTTATAAAGTTCGTGAAGGAGATTATGTGGAACAGTTACTCAAGCAACTGCCGGGAGTGGAGGTAGACCAGAATGGAAAAGTCAGCAGCATGGGTAAAGAAATGACTAAAATCCGGGTGAATGGTAAAGACTTTTTTACTGGAAATGTAAAAGAGTTTATTAAACAGCTTCCTGCGGAAATGTTCTCTCATTTACAGGTTATAGATGATTATGGGGATGAGGCCAGACTCACAGGAATAAAAATGGGCCAGCCTAAAAAGATCCTTAACCTGGTTACCAAACCGGGAAGAAACAGAGGTAAATTCGGAAATGCAGGGGTCGATGGCGGTACAAATAATAGATATGGCTTCCAGGCTACGGGTAATGTTTGGAAAGACAATAAACAGGCAGGACTGAGCACAAACCTTAACAATACCAGGAATACCGGGGGAGCAAACCGGTCTTTCTACACCTCCGCAAATTACCGGGATCAGATCACTAAAAGAACCAATGGATCCGGAAATTACTCTTTTAACAATAACCTGAATGAAAGCAATCAGTTCAACTACATTGAACGGGTTAACTCGCTGGGAACACTATATACTACAAATGACAATAAATCAAAGTCCAGGTCTGACAGTCATAATTTTGACCTGAATATGAATGGGACTTATGATCAGCAATTTTTCACCGGGTCTTTAAACGGAGGTTTCTCCAACGGCGTGTCCAACAGCAGTTCGGAATCCGTTCAGAAAGGAGCCATTCGTCAGGATTTGTCCAACAGAAGTAACTCCAGTCAGTATAACCCCAGCCTCAACGGTAACTTTGGATGGGGTAAAGGGTTTGCAAAAAAAGGAAGGGCAATTTACCTGAATTTCTCCGGGAGTATAACGGACTCGAAAAGCGAAGAGGATATGATGAACCGGATAGGTTATTACGATCAGAAAACCGGAGAGTTTGTGAAAGAGTCGTTCCTGAACCGTTTGATTGACAACAACAGCGCTAATCGTCAGATGAGTACAAGTATCAGCTACAGCGAACCATTGAGCCAGGCCGATGATACGGTAAGCACCAGGAATATTGACTTTAACTATACCTTTTCACTGTCCTCAACCAATAACGGACTACAGACCAGGGTTAAGGATGCAAACGGCACGATCAGTTTTGTGGATTCACTCAGCAATGTCTACCATTCCAATTTTATCAATAACAATTTACGGGTCAGCTATAGGTATGGTTCAAAGCGCCTGAATTATAGTGCCGGAATCTCTTTGCAGCCGAGTTCGTTAAAAGGAAGCTATGAAGGCCGTACGGACAGGATCAGACAGAACACCCTGAATTTTTCCCCTTCCGGAGACCTGAATTTTGTGATTTCTCCTTCACAATCCCTGAGTGGAAATTACACCGGTTCCAGCAATGCACCGGACTTCCAGCAATTGCAACCGGTACCGGATACAAGGGATTTGCAAAACATCATTATTGGCAATCCTGATCTGAAAACTTCTTTTAACCATACCGGAAACATAGATTACCGACTTTTTGATCCGAAAGGCGGACTGTCTTTTCAAATGGGACTGAATACCAGCTTCGTGCAAAATAAGGTGGTTGCCAATGTGCTGCTGGTAGGAGATACGTTAAATAGCCTGAAGCAGGAAACACGTTATGTAAACGCCAATGGAAATTATAACGTTGGAAGTTCCTATTCCTTAAATTATCCCTTTTCAAAAAGAAGGTTTGCTCTTACGATTAATGGAAACCTGGACCATGCAAATGATGTTCTGTTTACGGATGGAAAGAAAAGCTTTAGCAAACGGTTTAACTTTAACCAACAACTGAGCCTCTCGGTAAATACAGATAAAATTAGCCTGAGTGCACAGGCGGGTTATGTACTGAATACCAATACATACTCTTTGAATGCGGGTCAGACACGAAAAGTAGAGACCTGGATGTTCAACCTCTATTCCCGGTGGATCATGACGAAATCATTTACCCTGAATTTTTCCGGATCCAAGCGGATTAACAGTGGATACTCACTTTCAGCAAATAATCCTTTGCTGATCAATGCCGGCTTTGAAAAAACCTTCTTTAAAAATAAAACAGGAATGCTGACCTTTGCCGTAAATGATCTCCTGAATCAGGGAAACGGACTGAACAGAACTTTCTCTGATAATGCCGTTACAGAAAGCCGCACAGAAGGGGTAACCCGTTTTTTCGTGCTTGGTTTTTCTATGAGACTTCAGGATTTTGGATTACATTAGCAGCACATCATCAATCAATGAACAGACGTTTAGCTATAAAACAAGTACTCATATTCGCAGGGGGATTGGCCCTGCTGCCTTCCTGCTTAAGGAATGAAGGCAAAGTTTCTATTCAGTTGCAACACCTCGATATCTCTGCTGCACAGGAGAAATTACTGGCGGAGATTGCAGAACTGATTATCCCAAAAACAAACACTTCAGGTGCAAAAGACCTTGGACTTCACCTTTTTGTATTAAAAATGCTGGACGATTGCTATGATAAAGCAGAACAGGAACAGTTTATCAACGGCTTAAAAGCCTTTGAAGGACTGGAAGGAGCAGAGCTGAAACAACTGCTAACCGAAGCCAATGCGAACAAAGCCGGCCTTGCTAAAGAAATCAGCCAGTTTTTCTCTATTATGAAATCACGTACCATTGGCGGTTACCTGAATTCCAAATATGTAATGAGCAACCTGGTCATCTGGGAATTGGTTCCCGGAAGGTACAATGGTTATTTCCCTGTTAAAACAGCTTAAGTAAAAGAGAAAATGTCAAACAAACAACATACTTATGATGCCATCGTCATTGGCTCGGGCATTAGTGGTGGATGGGCCGCCAAAGAATTTACAGAAAAGGGCCTGAAAACATTGGTCCTGGAGCGGGGCCGGGATGTGAAACACCTGATTGATTACCCGACAACAAATAAATATCCCTATGAATTTGAACACCGGGGTGAGCTGACTTTAGCGATCCGAAAGGAAAACCCGGTGGTCAGTAAATGTTACGCCTTCAGAGAAGACGCGATGCACTTTTTTGTGAAAGACAAAGAACATCCCTACGTTCAGGAGAAACCGTTCGACTGGATTCGTGGTTATCAGGTAGGTGGTAAATCTTTATTATGGGCAAGACAAACTCAGCGCTGGAGTGACCTTGATTTTGAGGGACCTTTGAGAGATGATTTTGCGGTAGACTGGCCAATCAGGTACAAAGACCTGGCCGCATGGTATACTTACGTGGAACAGTTTGCGGGAATTTCGGGTAATAAAGATGGATTGCCACAATTGCCTGACGGTGATTTTTTACCGGCTTTTCCTTTGAATGCGGTGGAAGATTATTTTAAGAAGACAGTCAGCGAAAAATACGAGGGCAGGCATGTAATCAGTGCGCGTTGTGCACATTTGTCGCAACCTCGTCAGGTTCATTTTGATCAGGGAAGAGGCAAATGTCAGAACAGAAACCTATGTCAGCGGGGCTGCCCATTTGGTGGTTATTTCAGCAGCAATGCTTCCACTTTACCCTGGGCAGCTAAAACAGGAAACCTTACTTTAAAACCTTTTTCTGTCGTAGAATCGATTATTTATGACGAAAAACTAGGTAAAGCTTCAGGGGTAAGGGTAGTGGATGCGAATACAAAAGAAGTAACTGAATATTTTGCAAAGGTGATTTTTGTGAACGCCGCTGCAATCAATACTAACCTGATTCTTTTAAATTCAACGTCTTCCCGCTTTCCTGATGGACTGGGAAATGACAGTGGTGTATTAGGTAAATATGTAGCTTTCCACAATTACAGTGCAAGGATCAGCGCGGAATATGAGGGCCTGAAAGAATTTACAACGGACGGCAGAAATCCTTCAGATGGCGGATATATTCCGAGGTTTAGAAACCTGCTGAAACAGGAGACAGATTTTAAAAGAGGCTACGCAGCAGGATTTTCTGCTTACCGGGCACCGGAAAGAGATATGTCAGGTATTGGAACTGATTTAAAAGAACAACTACTCCATAAAAACCTGGGTCCATGGCAGGTCGGTTCCCACATGATGGGAGAGACAATTCCGAAGGAAAGTAATTATGTAAAACTGGATAAAGACAAAAAAGACGAGTGGGGAATTCCCTTGTTGCGCATCTCTATAGATTATGATGAGAACGATGCAAAGATGAAGAAAGATTATCTTGAGCAATTAACCGGGATGTTTACGGAAGCTGGATTTAAAAACATCAAGGCTAATGACGCCGGACAAGCCCCGGGGCTGGATATTCACGAGATGGGAGGTGCCAGAATGGGACATGACCCCAAAACATCGGTACTAAACAAATGGAACCAATTGCACGATTGTAAAAATGTATTTGTTACAGATGGGGCCTGTATGACTTCAACCTCCACACAAAACCCATCCTTAACTTATATGGCGCTTACTGCGCGTGCGGTTGATTATGCGGTTCGTTCAATGAAGAAAGGGGAGCTTTAAGTTCCTCTTCAATTTTGATGTATTCTTTTAACAGGGTGATTTGATTGACTGCCCTGTTAAAATTATGGTCTTCATATTTAGCGCCATAATAGACGTCGTTCTGAAGGTAATCTGCCAGGAAACGAATGGCCTGCATATAGATGATGAATTTTCCCGCATACGTAAAGTACTCTTTTTCCGTAGCGGTGAGCACGCCTTGCATTTCTTCCATATAGCCGTCATAGACCGCTTTAAAGAATTCTTTTCTGATGCTGATTTTACTGAAGTCAGTTTCTTCTTCAGTGGCAGCACACAGATAGGTACGCATCATATCCCCGACATCACTGATAAAATACCCGGGCATTACGGTATCCAGGTCAATCACACAAATACCTTTATAATCTTTGTCAAACAGGACATTGCTTATTTTGGTGTCATGGTGGATTACCCTTAATGGAACTTCTTTGTTGGCAACAATGTCCAGATAGGTATCTACCAAATCCTGATGATCATTGATAAAATCAACATAGGCTTTTGCTTTTTCCATTCTTTCCGGATTGGCGTTTGCACAGGCTGTTTTAAACTGTTCGTACCTTAAACTCAGGTTATGAAAATCAGGAATGGTAATATTAAGGTCTTCTGCATTAAAATCAGCAAGTAAACCAGAAAATTTACCGAATTGTCTGGCCGCTTCATAGGCTTCTTCTTCTTTCGTCAGTGCATTTAAAGAAACAGAGCCATCTACAAATGGAGACAAGCGGAAATAACCAGATGCGGTATGCAATAGCGATGCACCGGATAATGTCTTTATTGGGGATACAAATAAGTAGTCAGGATCTTTTTTACTCAAAAAGTCTTTTAGTAAACAGAGGTTCTTGTCAATATCCGAAGGATTTTTGAATACATCTGTATTTACTTTTTGAAGGATATAGTTCTGCCCGCCCGCAGTTACTTTCCATGTATGGTTAATCAGGCCATCGCCAAAAAGGTTAACAGTCGTATCTTCAGAATCCAGGCCATACAATGGTAAAATATTTTCAAACATGCGTCTTATCAGAATTGGTTATAGAATTCAAACGTAATTATTTAAGTCATTAAACCATTGAGCAAACGTTTGCGCAAAATTATTTAGGGTTAGATACAATCAATTCCGATTCTACAACTACATTAAAATAAGCCTGTTCCGTTCCGGTTTCGTTTTTAGGCCGGTTAATCAGATCGATTAAAATGTCTGCTGCTTTCTTTCCTTGCTTATATGGGAATTGCTCCACAGAGGCAATCGGAGTGTAGTCCATATAGTTTATAATAGGAAGATTGGCATAGCTCACAAAGTCTATCCCCTCCAGTTCCAATGAACGGGTATACCTCATCGCAAATAAAGCCACATAATCGTTAAAGGTGACGATTGCAGTTGGTTTACGCCGGTGATTTAACATGGTATTCATCACGTCTATGGTGCCACTTTCAGAAAGGTCACAACTTACGATCAATGAGGGGTCGAATTTTAAGCGATTGGAAATCATCGCTTTGATATAACCTTCTTTCCGCTCATGACTGGCAACCAATGTGGTAGGACCGTTGATCATTCCTATGGTACGATGTCCTTTTTTCAATAGAAAATTAACGGCTTCATAAGTTCCGTTTTCGAGATTGGAGGCTACATAGTGAATATCTTTAATAGGAGGGATCCGATCAAAAAATACAACGGGAATATTGAGCTTTTTGAAAATTTCAAAATGTTCATAGGTACTGGTAGTTTTTGAAACCGAGACCAATAACCC
This region of Pedobacter steynii genomic DNA includes:
- a CDS encoding DEAD/DEAH box helicase, with amino-acid sequence MEVRKEYILRDFDFSELTTLFILKHINEQVDTDVKGFYDLVPDSIGIDFVFFNHPGSSIPFPGVGIIQNEQITTLTCGCRDTSTKLCVHQAQALYNIIERPAIRMFLDRKLRLEQMRLQARDYGLEKEAQISDFFELEYENGQTKIKAVKKELFPLNNHSKQALKNTLLPKEGLQLPVSGSFKANHKMGLVFGQHRFYSHLTLELIEAHTTLDGKFKNPVTTINPSDLIWKTERTEELKFYSGVLKFQNNYNSERTGSDLDALKALAKNPLKLDVFLHDAKVSANITASSIRPIQLKTLSVDMSLHVSQRQEFYEVSGKLSLDGTDYALDQIQLKYHYFIQMNRDLHLIDNPDFLRVIDFFKQHHDKMLIHHSKFEAFQDDILSKLENRIKITYDYLKPATKKQIEEKGFDLENEQIIYLSESEDFVLFTPVMRYGDLEIPVLSRKQIKSRDRNGNLFTLSRDTETELQFTSDVVRQHPYFEDQLESNDCFYLHKTRLLEDNWFLHAFEEWRNKNISILGFNQLKNNNLNAHQAKISINVMSGIDWFKTAVKLKYGNQVVSLRHLHQSIRNKNKFVKLDDGTLGILPDEWIEKFTKYFNAGEVIEEHIHTPKISFTAIEEMYEDQLLDESVKDQLAIYKRRLSGSDTITDVAVPEGLNATLREYQKQGLNWLNFLDEFNFGACLADDMGLGKTIQIIAFILSQRTKGHHNTNLIVVPASLIFNWQQEIERFAPSIKVLTVYGSERIKNHHEFDKYEVVITSYGTLLTDIRFLKDYRFNYIFLDESQTIKNPESQRYKSVRLLQSRNKVVLTGTPIENNTFDLYGQLSFACPGLLGSKQYFREIYSTPIDQFKDRRAAIQLQKRINPFLLRRTKEQVAKELPDKTEMVIYCEMEPDQRKVYDGYEKEIRDYLTNQTDEEVASNTMNVLKGITKLRQICNSPALLSEDEFYGSSSAKMEVLLEQIENKSPQHKILVFSQFVGMLELIKKELKHKKIAFEYLSGQTRNREAVVASFQDNPEIRVFLISLKAGGVGLNLTQADYVYLVDPWWNPAVENQAIDRTYRIGQQKNVIAVRLICPDTIEEKIMKLQASKKDLVRDLIKTDASIYKSLSKKELLALFS
- a CDS encoding GMC oxidoreductase yields the protein MSNKQHTYDAIVIGSGISGGWAAKEFTEKGLKTLVLERGRDVKHLIDYPTTNKYPYEFEHRGELTLAIRKENPVVSKCYAFREDAMHFFVKDKEHPYVQEKPFDWIRGYQVGGKSLLWARQTQRWSDLDFEGPLRDDFAVDWPIRYKDLAAWYTYVEQFAGISGNKDGLPQLPDGDFLPAFPLNAVEDYFKKTVSEKYEGRHVISARCAHLSQPRQVHFDQGRGKCQNRNLCQRGCPFGGYFSSNASTLPWAAKTGNLTLKPFSVVESIIYDEKLGKASGVRVVDANTKEVTEYFAKVIFVNAAAINTNLILLNSTSSRFPDGLGNDSGVLGKYVAFHNYSARISAEYEGLKEFTTDGRNPSDGGYIPRFRNLLKQETDFKRGYAAGFSAYRAPERDMSGIGTDLKEQLLHKNLGPWQVGSHMMGETIPKESNYVKLDKDKKDEWGIPLLRISIDYDENDAKMKKDYLEQLTGMFTEAGFKNIKANDAGQAPGLDIHEMGGARMGHDPKTSVLNKWNQLHDCKNVFVTDGACMTSTSTQNPSLTYMALTARAVDYAVRSMKKGEL
- a CDS encoding SGNH/GDSL hydrolase family protein, with protein sequence MTRKVLFFFSAVLGFINFANGQLPVLDDLNYLSSRDGLENAFQVFKGQKSATVAFLGGSITYAPGWRDSVSVSLQRRFPNTSFHFITAGIPSLGSLPHAFRLKQDVLDSGKVDLLFLEAAVNDEVNGTDSLVQLRALEGIIRNARLHQPKIDIVLMSFADPDKTKAYNEGRTPVSVANHELLAAYYGLPSINLAKAVRDRMQNKEFSWEEDFKDLHPSPFGQGIYARAIRKLLSLNFDPQKTTIPLASSHRKLSLPMNNGSFEKGHYVELTDATRSEAWILHKNWLPEDGLNTRKGFVNIPMLTAQKPGAILSLNFKGNAVGMAIVSGADAGKVIYTIDNGPERELDLYTKWSKSLHLPWYVLFDSNLKNGNHTLRLRISENKNGKSTGNACRIAHFLVN
- a CDS encoding gluconate 2-dehydrogenase subunit 3 family protein; this translates as MNRRLAIKQVLIFAGGLALLPSCLRNEGKVSIQLQHLDISAAQEKLLAEIAELIIPKTNTSGAKDLGLHLFVLKMLDDCYDKAEQEQFINGLKAFEGLEGAELKQLLTEANANKAGLAKEISQFFSIMKSRTIGGYLNSKYVMSNLVIWELVPGRYNGYFPVKTA
- a CDS encoding outer membrane beta-barrel protein yields the protein MTIAERICLFLIIVSGLGLKATAQIKRDVLGKVTDSTKQAIPGANVRIIAGKDTLSTNTDKNGKFSFNQVLSPDFSLLIRSIGYRPHSGNFSFKAGANTLQLESFILQPDTLMLKEVVIEGKVVAMKVKKDTLEYNAAAYKVREGDYVEQLLKQLPGVEVDQNGKVSSMGKEMTKIRVNGKDFFTGNVKEFIKQLPAEMFSHLQVIDDYGDEARLTGIKMGQPKKILNLVTKPGRNRGKFGNAGVDGGTNNRYGFQATGNVWKDNKQAGLSTNLNNTRNTGGANRSFYTSANYRDQITKRTNGSGNYSFNNNLNESNQFNYIERVNSLGTLYTTNDNKSKSRSDSHNFDLNMNGTYDQQFFTGSLNGGFSNGVSNSSSESVQKGAIRQDLSNRSNSSQYNPSLNGNFGWGKGFAKKGRAIYLNFSGSITDSKSEEDMMNRIGYYDQKTGEFVKESFLNRLIDNNSANRQMSTSISYSEPLSQADDTVSTRNIDFNYTFSLSSTNNGLQTRVKDANGTISFVDSLSNVYHSNFINNNLRVSYRYGSKRLNYSAGISLQPSSLKGSYEGRTDRIRQNTLNFSPSGDLNFVISPSQSLSGNYTGSSNAPDFQQLQPVPDTRDLQNIIIGNPDLKTSFNHTGNIDYRLFDPKGGLSFQMGLNTSFVQNKVVANVLLVGDTLNSLKQETRYVNANGNYNVGSSYSLNYPFSKRRFALTINGNLDHANDVLFTDGKKSFSKRFNFNQQLSLSVNTDKISLSAQAGYVLNTNTYSLNAGQTRKVETWMFNLYSRWIMTKSFTLNFSGSKRINSGYSLSANNPLLINAGFEKTFFKNKTGMLTFAVNDLLNQGNGLNRTFSDNAVTESRTEGVTRFFVLGFSMRLQDFGLH